Proteins found in one Zea mays cultivar B73 chromosome 1, Zm-B73-REFERENCE-NAM-5.0, whole genome shotgun sequence genomic segment:
- the LOC100274439 gene encoding F-box protein At4g00755-like has protein sequence MRPMETEDSVGWDFLDWLGPDISTTIFQLLDDPADLARVAAVSRSWRRFVAVNKFSKHLCRQICPEAASFTRAVVVARLPPPPPPAAHAACESSQVAECRARDGEHAAYSYLAGALVSGKPATDLVMRCVGASSTDNFPDETIENTLVPHDMVNFRPSYWSSGGEDDPDVPESLTYTLASDLCVIEEIRIRPFEATFQHGHPIYSSKAVRIRLGHSKLDPGRETFVSDEDENLTAIADENYMWTYTSPEFPMLQENVLQTFKLPRPALCIGGIVKIELLGRIQKQFTDDKYYIW, from the exons ATGCGCCCGATGGAGACGGAGGACAGCGTCGGGTGGGACTTCCTCGACTGGCTCGGCCCGGACATCTCCACCACCATCTTCCAGCTCCTCGACGACCCCGCGGACCTCGCCCGCGTCGCCGCCGTCTCCCGCTCCTGGCGCCGATTCG TCGCCGTGAACAAATTCAGCAAGCACCTGTGCAGGCAGATATGTCCGGAGGCCGCCAGCTTCACCCGCGCGGTCGTGGTGGCCCgattgccgccgccgccgccgccggcggcgcACGCCGCGTGCGAGTCCAGCCAGGTCGCCGAGTGCAGGGCCCGCGATGGGGAGCACGCGGCCTACTCCTACCTCGCCGGCGCGCTCGTCTCCGGCAAGCCCGCCACGGACCTCGTCATGCGCTGCGTCGGCGCCTCCAGCACCGACAACTTCCCCGACGAGACCATCGAGAACACGCTCGTGCCGCACGACATGGTTAACTTCCGCCCCTCCTACTGGTccagcggcggcgaggacgacccCGATGTCCCCGAGAGCTTGACCTACACGCTCGCCTCTGATCTCTGCGTCATCGAGGAGATCAGGATACGCCCGTTCGAAG CTACTTTTCAGCATGGCCATCCGATTTACTCTTCGAAGGCGGTGAGAATCCGGCTGGGTCATTCCAAGCTTGACCCTGGAAGAGAGACTTTTGTTTCGGATGAGGATGAGAACCTGACTGCGATCGCTGATGAGAACTACATGTGGACATACACGTCGCCAGAGTTTCCTATGCTTCAG GAAAATGTGTTGCAAACCTTCAAGCTTCCACGCCCGGCTCTTTGCATTGGTGGTATAGTGAAGATTGAACTACTGGGGAGGATACAGAAACAATTTACAGATGATAAGTATTACATATGGTGA
- the LOC100284607 gene encoding Dihydrodipicolinate reductase-like protein CRR1, chloroplastic — protein sequence MVTLCHPIRIRASGSTASWRRRNAAAAAKVLCSVQQMPPPPPAATAAQSTIKVVIVGATKEIGRTAVVAVSKARGMELAGAIDSQCIGEDAGQISGMDEPLEIPVLNDLTMVLGSIAQSRATGVVVDFSEPSAVYDNVKQAAAFGLSSVVYVPKIELETVTELSAFCEKASVGCLVAPTLSIGSVLLQQAAIQASFHYSNVEIVESRPNPSDLPSQDAIQIANNISDLGQIYNREDMDSSSPARGQLLGEDGVRVHSMVLPGLVSSTSINFSGPGEMYTLRHDVANVQCLMPGLILAIRKVVRFKNLIYGLEKFL from the exons ATGGTTACGCTATGCCATCCGATTCGGATCCGAGCAAGCGGGAGCACCGCGAGCTGGCGGAGGAGaaatgcggcggcggcggcgaaggTCCTCTGCTCCGTGCAGCaaatgccgccgccgccgccggcggccaCGGCTGCCCAGAGCACGATCAAG GTCGTTATCGTTGGGGCAACGAAAGAGATCGGGAGGACGGCCGTCGTTGCGGTGAGCAAGGCCAGGGGAATGGAGCTCGCGGGCGCGATCGACTCGCAGTGCATTGGCGAGGACGCGGGACAG ATAAGTGGCATGGACGAGCCGCTGGAGATCCCTGTGCTGAACGACCTCACCATGGTTCTGGGCTCCATAGCGCAG TCGAGAGCAACCGGCGTGGTGGTCGACTTCAGCGAGCCTTCAGCTGTTTACGACAATGTCAAGCAG GCAGCGGCGTTTGGTCTGAGCAGCGTCGTCTACGTTCCGAAAATCGAGCTAGAGACAGTGACTGAACTGTCAGCGTTCTGCGAGAAGGCAAGCGTG GGCTGCTTGGTTGCGCCAACGCTGTCGATTGGGTCCGTGCTCCTTCAGCAAGCGGCTATACAGGCCTCGTTCCACTACAGCAACGTTGAGATTGTGGAATCGAGACCAAACCCATCG GATCTTCCATCGCAAGATGCAATCCAGATTGCAAACAACATATCAGACCTTGGTCAGATATACAACAGGGAAGATATGGATTCCAGCAGTCCA GCCAGAGGCCAGCTGCTCGGGGAAGACGGAGTGCGCGTGCACAGCATGGTTCTCCCTGGTCTCGTCTCCAGCACGTCGATCAACTTCTCTGGCCCAGGAGAG ATGTACACCTTACGGCATGACGTTGCGAATGTTCAGTGCCTGATGCCAGGACTGATCCTGGCGATACGGAAGGTGGTGCGGTTCAAG AACTTGATTTATGGGCTAGAGAAGTTCTTGTAG
- the LOC100274439 gene encoding F-box protein At4g00755-like isoform X1: MRPMETEDSVGWDFLDWLGPDISTTIFQLLDDPADLARVAAVSRSWRRFVAVNKFSKHLCRQICPEAASFTRAVVVARLPPPPPPAAHAACESSQVAECRARDGEHAAYSYLAGALVSGKPATDLVMRCVGASSTDNFPDETIENTLVPHDMVNFRPSYWSSGGEDDPDVPESLTYTLASDLCVIEEIRIRPFEATFQHGHPIYSSKAVRIRLGHSKLDPGRETFVSDEDENLTAIADENYMWTYTSPEFPMLQENVLQTFKLPRPALCIGGIVKIELLGRIQKQFTDDKYYICVCHVQVTGRSLSPDLMIDLSDPAGYSNLKYLPGAGNLRPEDLISIDAKDSPDWRSLVSRYRQMRQLAMVYMLLGPVQLQFMDEDEADLQM, from the exons ATGCGCCCGATGGAGACGGAGGACAGCGTCGGGTGGGACTTCCTCGACTGGCTCGGCCCGGACATCTCCACCACCATCTTCCAGCTCCTCGACGACCCCGCGGACCTCGCCCGCGTCGCCGCCGTCTCCCGCTCCTGGCGCCGATTCG TCGCCGTGAACAAATTCAGCAAGCACCTGTGCAGGCAGATATGTCCGGAGGCCGCCAGCTTCACCCGCGCGGTCGTGGTGGCCCgattgccgccgccgccgccgccggcggcgcACGCCGCGTGCGAGTCCAGCCAGGTCGCCGAGTGCAGGGCCCGCGATGGGGAGCACGCGGCCTACTCCTACCTCGCCGGCGCGCTCGTCTCCGGCAAGCCCGCCACGGACCTCGTCATGCGCTGCGTCGGCGCCTCCAGCACCGACAACTTCCCCGACGAGACCATCGAGAACACGCTCGTGCCGCACGACATGGTTAACTTCCGCCCCTCCTACTGGTccagcggcggcgaggacgacccCGATGTCCCCGAGAGCTTGACCTACACGCTCGCCTCTGATCTCTGCGTCATCGAGGAGATCAGGATACGCCCGTTCGAAG CTACTTTTCAGCATGGCCATCCGATTTACTCTTCGAAGGCGGTGAGAATCCGGCTGGGTCATTCCAAGCTTGACCCTGGAAGAGAGACTTTTGTTTCGGATGAGGATGAGAACCTGACTGCGATCGCTGATGAGAACTACATGTGGACATACACGTCGCCAGAGTTTCCTATGCTTCAG GAAAATGTGTTGCAAACCTTCAAGCTTCCACGCCCGGCTCTTTGCATTGGTGGTATAGTGAAGATTGAACTACTGGGGAGGATACAGAAACAATTTACAGATGATAAGTATTACATATG TGTCTGCCATGTCCAAGTGACGGGGCGCTCGCTCTCACCAGATTTAATGATAGACCTCTCCGATCCTGCTGGTTACTCGAACCTCAAGTATCTGCCGGGTGCCGGTAACTTGCGCCCAGAAGACCTAATCAGCATTGACGCCAAGGACTCACCGGACTGGCGCTCGCTTGTTTCCAGGTACAGGCAGATGAGGCAACTGGCTATGGTGTACATGCTGCTTGGACCCGTGCAGTTGCAGTTTATGGATGAAGACGAAGCTGACTTGCAGATGTAG
- the LOC100286177 gene encoding ATPP2-A13: protein MGAGASGLAGAEPGGKVARGAGLGDLPELCTAEVLLRLGAPDICRLARLNLAFRGAAGADFVWEAKLPGNYARLLRFVDEAEEEGGSGRDWSAVGRKDVFARLARPVPFDGGKREFWLEKNEGGICMALSSKALVITGIDDRRYWINMPTSESRFHSTAYLQQIWWFEVVGEVDFCFPAGTAYSLYFRLHLGKSSTRFGRRVCSSEQVHGWDKKPVRFQLSTSDGQHAVSQCYLDEPGRWILYHVGDFDAPPSSGQPTRLKFSLAQIDCTHTKGGLCVDSVLVYPKGFQPERVVRARK from the exons ATGGGCGCGGGCGCGTCGGGCCTGGCGGGCGCGGAGCCCGGCGGCAAGGTGGCGCGCGGCGCCGGGCTGGGCGACCTCCCGGAGCTGTGCACCGCGGAGGTGCTGCTCCGCCTCGGCGCGCCGGACATATGCCGGCTCGCGCGGCTCAACCTAGCGTTCCGCGGCGCCGCGGGCGCGGACTTCGTGTGGGAGGCCAAGCTGCCGGGGAACTACGCCCGGCTCCTGCGCTTCGTGGACGAGGCCGAGGAGGAGGGAGGGAGTGGGCGGGATTGGAGCGCGGTGGGGAGGAAGGACGTCTTTGCGAGGCTCGCCAGACCTGTGCCGTTCGACGGTGGCAAAAGG GAATTCTggctggagaagaacgaaggtggGATCTGCATGGCCTTGTCGTCGAAAGCGCTGGTCATTACTGGGATTGACGATAGAAGATACTGGATTAACATGCCAACATCTGAATCTAG GTTCCACTCCACTGCATACCTGCAGCAAATCTGGTGGTTCGAGGTGGTGGGAGAGGTGGACTTCTGCTTCCCGGCGGGGACGGCCTACAGCCTCTACTTCAGGCTCCACCTCGGCAAGTCCTCCACGCGCTTCGGCCGCCGGGTCTGCAGCTCGGAGCAGGTCCACGGCTGGGACAAGAAGCCCGTGCGGTTCCAGCTCTCCACGTCGGACGGCCAGCACGCCGTGTCCCAGTGCTACCTGGACGAGCCTGGACGCTGGATCCTGTACCACGTCGGCGATTTCGACGCGCCGCCGAGCTCTGGTCAGCCGACCAGGCTCAAGTTTTCGTTAGCGCAGATCGACTGCACCCACACGAAAGGTGGCCTCTGTGTCGATTCGGTGCTCGTGTATCCCAAGGGGTTTCAGCCGGAACGGGTGGTCAGGGCTCGGAAATGA